A portion of the Salminus brasiliensis chromosome 11, fSalBra1.hap2, whole genome shotgun sequence genome contains these proteins:
- the LOC140565107 gene encoding TRPM8 channel-associated factor homolog, with product MVFFTRSVKTFKDDLQFLLQGVSEFDIQGPAVPSEVFVHGPSAFPIGLTPDGKTFFAGAHYGQGRVIVVSHESYLGRESLSTFLINAVRWLNKGRKEVIGVLPVLKEACRILSTSGLQCQFTGFNGELSVFVCTSYNDAQAKEIQEFVAAGGGLLIGGHAWAWAQSNRGHNVLIDCPGNRIISKMGLCLLDNTVSAGLYKAPHVFEGDLEFLLQGLSEFDIQSDSAPSEVLVNGPSAFPIGLTPEGKAFLAGAYYGQGRVIVASHESYLGCESMSTFMINAVHWLDKRPNGVIGVLPELEDAYSLLSKSGLQCQLTGFKEDLSVFVCNSYSDAQSKEIQEFVAAGGGLLIGGHAWWWAKCNPGCNVKTDFPGNHILDKMGLCLSEKTVTAGTYKAPEVNQHGIISTRLYHFQDLLQRFAGHVLHGQQLGDYEQQFLKRLGNDCVRYLSMQGLDCDVYKSVVELLKDLVKAGFPQVSPECPAKTPKDHLLLQMGTAMFKVCEDRDTLLPYMILKPANLQSVANSRVKISASTADSEEWISTGLYLSPGMKTYMTVPSEITSKGWQVQIGCQTDDLSNANELKRAQKVCVRFPLEKESLQVCNLWGGLIYLIAPPRSTVQDLEVVIETAVKAPYYKSGQTSVSDWVAEIRTAPAPWAELEFENLIMAFPSEVIRQLDCPDMVAVLWDSIMRSIADLAAKPAKFPRKERFVADVQISCGFMHSGYPIMMHTGSAPHLVNPFVPGKSNFWGAIHELGHNQQCSYWEFPPHTTEATCNLWSVYVHEVLGVNIANAHGNMTTQNRLSRITKYIAEGRRLENWEVFTALETYIQLQEQFGWDAFKKVFAAYHDMKNVPKDNNGKMNLYAETFSKVVEKNLVSFFKAWGWPIQPSTEEKLCSLPEWSDHPLVQYK from the exons ATGGTTTTCTTCACCAGGAGTGTCAAGACTTTCAAAGATGATCTACAATTTCTTTTGCAAGGTGTGTCTGAGTTTGACATACAGGGGCCGGCTGTACCATCTGAAGTATTTGTGCATGGACCTTCAGCATTTCCCATTGGACTCACACCAGATGGAAAGACATTCTTTGCTGGGGCCCACTATGGACAGGGACGAGTAATTGTGGTCAGCCATGAATCCTACCTTGGCCGTGAATCACTGTCCACTTTCTTGATTAATGCAGTTCGTTGGCTTAATAAAGGACGTAAGGAGGTTATTGGTGTCTTACCAGTACTTAAAGAAGCCTGTAGGATACTGAGCACGTCAGGACTACAGTGTCAgtttactggttttaatggaGAGCTGAGTGTCTTTGTCTGTACCTCTTACAATGATGCTCAAGCTAAAGAGATCCAGGAGTTtgttgctgctggtggtggCCTGTTGATAGGTGGACATGCTTGGGCGTGGGCCCAAAGTAATCGTGGCCATAATGTTTTGATAGATTGTCCTGGAAATCGCATCATCAGCAAGATGGGATTGTGCCTTTTAGACAACACTGTAAGTGCTGGTTTGTACAAAGCTCCTCATGTTTTTGAAGGTGACTTAGAATTTCTTTTGCAAGGTTTGTCTGAATTTGACATCCAAAGTGATTCTGCACCATCTGAGGTGCTGGTGAACGGTCCTTCAGCATTTCCTATTGGGCTTACCCCAGAGGGAAAGGCATTCCTTGCTGGGGCATACTACGGACAGGGACGTGTAATAGTAGCCAGCCATGAATCTTACCTAGGTTGTGAATCCATGTCCACTTTCATGATCAATGCTGTTCACTGGCTTGACAAAAGACCTAATGGTGTTATTGGAGTCCTACCTGAACTTGAAGATGCTTACAGCCTGCTGAGCAAGTCAGGATTGCAGTGTCAGTTGACTGGGTTTAAAGAAGACTTGAGTGTCTTTGTCTGCAACTCCTACAGTGATGCTCAGTCTAAAGAGATTCAGGAATTTGTGGCTGCTGGTGGAGGCCTTTTGATTGGTGGACATGCTTGGTGGTGGGCCAAGTGCAACCCTGGTTGTAATGTGAAGACAGATTTCCCTGGAAATCATATTCTTGACAAAATGGGGTTGTGTCTCTCAGAGAAAACTGTGACTGCTGGCACGTACAAGGCCCCAGAGGTGAACCAACATGGAATTATCTCTACAAGGTTATATCATTTCCAGGACTTGTTGCAGCGTTTTGCTGGGCATGTTCTCCACGGCCAGCAGCTGGGAGATTATGAACAGCAATTCCTAAAAAGGCTTGGCAATGATTGTGTCCGTTATCTGTCCATGCAGGGACTCGATTGTGATGTGTATAAGTCAGTAGTTGAACTTCTCAAAGATTTGGTTAAGGCAGGATTTCCACAGGTGTCTCCTGAATGCCCTGCTAAAACCCCAAAAGATCATCTGCTTCTTCAAATGGGAACTGCAATGTTCAAAGTTTGTGAAGATCGTGATACACTTCTGCCATATATGATTTTAAAGCCAGCTAACCTCCAATCTGTGGCCAATTCAAGAGTCAAGATCAGTGCAAGTACAGCAG ATAGCGAAGAATGGATAAGCACAGGTCTCTATCTTTCTCCTGGAATGAAGACTTACATGACAGTGCCCAGTGAAATAACAAGCAAAGGATGGCAG GTTCAGATTGGCTGTCAAACTGATGACTTAAGCaatgcaaatgaactgaaacgGGCTCAAAAGGTGTGTGTGCGTTTCCCTTTGGAAAAAGAGAGTCTCCAAGTTTGTAATCTGTGGGGAGGCCTCATATACCTGATTGCACCTCCTAGAAGTACAGTACAGGACTTGGAGGTTGTCATAGAGACAGCTGTAAAGGCACCATACTACAAGTCTG GACAGACCAGTGTATCTGACTGGGTAGCTGAGATCCGTACAGCGCCAGCACCTTGGGCAGAGCTGGAGTTTGAGAATCTCATCATGGCCTTTCCATCAGAGGTGATTCGCCAACTGGATTGTCCAGACATGGTTGCCGTTCTCTGGGACTCCATTATGAGAAGCATAGCTGACTTGGCAGCTAAGCCTGCAAAGTTTCCCCGCAAGGAGCGCTTTGTTGCTGATGTTCAGATCTCTTGTG GCTTCATGCATTCTGGTTACCCCATTATGATGCACACAGGCTCTGCTCCACATCTGGTGAATCCATTTGTTCCTGGTAAAAGTAATTTTTGGGGAGCTATCCATGAGCTGGGACATAACCAGCAATGCTCTTATTGGGAGTTCCCACCACATACAACTGAGGCTACCTGTAATTTGTGGTCGGTGTATGTGCATGAGGTGCTGGGTGTGAACATTGCAAATGCTCATGGGAACATGACAACACAGAATCGTCTAAGCCGAATTACAAAGTACATTGCGGAAGGCAGACGTCTGGAGAACTGGGAAGTGTTTACAGCCTTGGAGACTTATATTCAG CTGCAGGAGCAGTTTGGCTGGGATGCCTTTAAGAAAGTCTTTGCAGCTTATCATGACATGAAGAATGTGCCAAAGGACAACAATGGCAAGATGAACCTGTATGCTGAAACCTTTTCCAAGGTGGTGGAGAAGAATCTAGTCTCCTTCTTCAAGGCCTGGGGCTGGCCCATCCAGCCCAGTACTGAAGAAAAGCTTTGCAGCCTCCCTGAATGGAGTGACCACCCTCTAGTTCAGTATAAGTAG